Proteins encoded together in one Phycisphaerae bacterium window:
- the gmk gene encoding guanylate kinase → MTTRKRGALVVISGPSGAGKTSICDELLRRIPNSRWSVSVTTRPRRGREVDGQHYRFVTPAEFQRMVAQDELLEHAEYLGHRYGTPRQPVMEALAAGQVIVLEIDVQGGAQVAQRLPESIRIFVLPPTMETLRARLEGRRTETEALQAKRLAEADGEIAFARTSGYYPHIITNDILEDSVARVLQIIEDETHG, encoded by the coding sequence ATGACGACCCGAAAGCGTGGAGCGCTGGTGGTGATCAGCGGCCCTTCGGGGGCCGGCAAGACCTCGATCTGCGACGAGCTGCTGCGGCGCATTCCGAATAGCCGGTGGTCCGTCTCGGTGACGACGCGGCCACGGCGGGGGCGCGAGGTGGACGGACAGCACTATCGCTTTGTGACGCCGGCGGAGTTCCAGCGGATGGTTGCTCAGGACGAGCTGCTGGAGCACGCGGAGTATCTCGGGCACCGTTACGGCACGCCGCGGCAGCCGGTGATGGAGGCCCTGGCCGCCGGGCAGGTGATCGTGCTGGAGATCGACGTGCAGGGCGGGGCCCAGGTGGCGCAGCGGCTGCCGGAATCGATCCGGATTTTCGTGCTGCCGCCGACGATGGAAACGCTGCGGGCGCGCCTGGAAGGGCGGCGGACGGAGACGGAGGCGCTGCAGGCCAAGCGGCTGGCGGAGGCGGACGGGGAAATCGCGTTTGCCCGGACGAGCGGGTACTACCCCCATATCATCACCAATGATATACTAGAAGATTCGGTAGCGCGGGTGCTGCAGATTATCGAGGACGAGACGCACGGATGA
- a CDS encoding DNA-directed RNA polymerase subunit omega, translating to MIELLKNDDIIEKVGGRFKLTSLIQKRWLELMRGARPMVEPGGKTEMEIVMEEILQGKIAIDYEKSGLAAPQAKER from the coding sequence ATGATCGAACTACTGAAGAATGACGACATCATCGAGAAGGTCGGCGGGCGGTTCAAGCTGACCAGCCTGATCCAGAAACGCTGGCTGGAGCTGATGCGCGGCGCGCGCCCGATGGTAGAGCCGGGCGGCAAGACCGAGATGGAAATCGTCATGGAAGAGATCCTGCAGGGGAAGATCGCCATCGACTATGAGAAATCCGGACTTGCCGCGCCGCAAGCCAAAGAGCGCTAA
- a CDS encoding methyl-accepting chemotaxis protein: MTLGKKIVTSKLTLVAVPIALLTFIAVYQSTRGFDRAQEQARTAFQSATDAVKQSLEAGSVADLEHQATATYDMCVAMQEVLEQKLKSDLNVARDVLRSGGAVALASETVTWNAVNQVTNEAGSVALPVLRIGDTPLAQNADPQTKSPVVDTVRELVKSTCTIFQRMNSAGDMLRVCTNVLKKDGQRAIGTFIPARGADGNLNPVVATLLRGETYIGRAFVVDRWYITAYEPIQDADGEVIGALYVGIPQESATSLRKAIMATKVGKSGYIFVLNGTGNTRGHYVISQGGKRDGENIWDAQDANGQFFIRTLCETAVQLKPGQIAEMRYPWKNADDPAPREKIVKVSYFQPWDWVIGVGAYIDELDAATRAAEMDVRAAAALSEVEQTKRHAQSGVVAWCIGTGVAALVIAALIGIFVTRSITRPVNRIIIGLTEGADQVNDAAAQVANAAQTLAAGNSEQASSLEETSSALEQMAAMTRTNAENAKQANELAAQARTNAANGDKTMQQLNTAMGAINESSSQISKIIKVIEEIAFQTNLLALNAAVEAARAGEHGKGFAVVAEEVRNLAQRSAQAARDTTNLIEGSVTRAKEGTSVADAAGKALQAIVADVTEVADLLNGIRRASDEQAQGVEQINAAVSQVDKVTQHNAASAEESASAAEQLNAQSNALRGLVRELAALAGNHHRSRAGNCT, translated from the coding sequence ATGACCCTGGGCAAGAAGATCGTCACCTCCAAGCTGACGCTCGTCGCCGTGCCGATTGCGCTGCTGACGTTCATCGCCGTGTATCAATCCACACGCGGTTTTGACCGGGCCCAGGAGCAGGCCCGCACCGCGTTTCAGTCCGCCACTGACGCCGTGAAGCAGTCGCTCGAGGCGGGCAGCGTCGCCGACCTCGAGCATCAGGCAACCGCGACCTACGACATGTGCGTCGCGATGCAGGAGGTTCTCGAGCAGAAACTGAAGTCGGACCTGAACGTTGCACGCGACGTGCTCCGCTCCGGTGGGGCTGTCGCGCTGGCCAGCGAGACGGTCACGTGGAACGCGGTAAACCAGGTGACCAATGAGGCCGGCAGCGTGGCGCTGCCCGTGCTGCGTATCGGCGACACGCCCCTGGCGCAGAACGCCGACCCACAGACGAAGTCCCCGGTGGTCGACACGGTGCGTGAACTCGTGAAGAGCACCTGCACGATCTTCCAGCGCATGAACTCCGCCGGCGACATGCTGCGCGTCTGCACGAATGTATTGAAGAAGGACGGGCAGCGCGCCATCGGCACTTTCATCCCGGCGCGCGGCGCGGACGGCAACCTGAATCCGGTCGTGGCAACCCTGCTCAGAGGCGAGACCTATATCGGCCGCGCCTTCGTCGTGGACCGCTGGTACATCACCGCGTACGAGCCTATCCAGGACGCCGACGGTGAAGTGATCGGCGCCCTGTACGTCGGCATTCCGCAGGAGAGTGCCACGTCGCTGCGCAAGGCGATCATGGCCACCAAGGTCGGCAAGTCGGGCTATATCTTCGTGTTGAACGGCACCGGCAACACCCGCGGACACTACGTGATTTCGCAGGGGGGCAAACGTGACGGCGAGAACATCTGGGACGCCCAGGACGCGAACGGCCAGTTCTTCATCCGCACGCTGTGCGAGACCGCCGTCCAGCTCAAGCCGGGGCAGATCGCCGAAATGCGTTACCCGTGGAAGAACGCCGACGACCCCGCCCCGCGCGAGAAGATCGTCAAGGTCAGCTACTTCCAGCCGTGGGACTGGGTGATCGGCGTGGGTGCCTATATCGATGAACTGGACGCCGCCACGCGCGCGGCCGAGATGGATGTCCGCGCCGCGGCCGCCCTCAGCGAGGTCGAACAGACCAAGCGGCACGCCCAGTCCGGCGTCGTCGCCTGGTGCATCGGCACCGGTGTCGCCGCCCTTGTCATCGCCGCGCTGATCGGCATCTTCGTCACCCGCTCGATTACGCGGCCGGTGAATCGCATCATCATCGGTCTGACCGAAGGCGCCGACCAGGTCAACGACGCCGCAGCCCAGGTCGCCAATGCCGCGCAGACGCTCGCCGCCGGCAATAGCGAGCAGGCTTCCTCTCTCGAAGAGACCTCCAGCGCCCTCGAGCAGATGGCCGCCATGACCCGCACCAACGCCGAGAACGCCAAGCAGGCCAACGAGCTTGCCGCCCAGGCGCGGACCAATGCGGCCAACGGCGACAAGACCATGCAGCAGCTCAACACCGCCATGGGCGCGATCAACGAGTCCTCGTCCCAGATCAGCAAGATCATCAAGGTCATCGAGGAGATCGCCTTCCAGACGAACCTCCTCGCGCTGAACGCCGCCGTCGAGGCCGCCCGCGCCGGCGAGCACGGCAAGGGCTTCGCCGTGGTCGCCGAGGAAGTGCGCAACCTGGCGCAGCGCAGCGCACAAGCCGCCCGCGACACGACCAATCTCATCGAAGGGTCGGTCACGCGCGCCAAGGAAGGCACCTCGGTGGCCGACGCCGCCGGCAAGGCGCTTCAGGCCATCGTCGCCGACGTGACCGAGGTCGCCGATCTGCTCAACGGCATCCGGCGCGCCTCGGATGAACAGGCCCAGGGCGTCGAGCAAATCAACGCCGCCGTGTCACAGGTAGACAAGGTCACGCAGCACAACGCCGCCAGCGCCGAGGAATCCGCCTCCGCCGCTGAGCAGCTCAACGCGCAGTCGAACGCACTACGTGGTCTGGTGAGAGAATTGGCTGCGCTCGCCGGCAATCATCACCGGTCGCGCGCGGGCAACTGCACATAA